Proteins co-encoded in one Scomber scombrus chromosome 14, fScoSco1.1, whole genome shotgun sequence genomic window:
- the atp2a3 gene encoding sarcoplasmic/endoplasmic reticulum calcium ATPase 1 produces the protein MENAHTKSATEVLANFGVNENTGLNLEQVKVNFEKYGPNELPAEEGKSLWELVVEQFEDLLVRILLLAACVSFVLALFEEGEETTTAFVEPIVILLILIANAVIGVWQERNAENAIEALKEYEPEMGKVYRINRKAVQRIKARDIVPGDIVEVAVGDKVPADIRVTSIKSTTLRVDQSILTGESVSVIKHTDPVPDPRAVNQDKKNMLFSGTNIASGRAIGVVIATGVSTEIGKIRNQMAATEQERTPLQQKLDEFGQQLSKVISLICVAVWVINIGHFGDPVHGGSWVRGAIYYFKIAVALAVAAIPEGLPAVITTCLALGTRRMAKKNAIVRSLPSVETLGCTSVICSDKTGTLTTNQMSVCRMFVADKADDSSCSLHEFSITGSTYAPDGQAMKGDKPIQCGDYDGLLELATVCSMCNDSSLDYNEAKGIYEKVGEATETALTTLVEKMNVFKTDLSGISKVERAGACNSVIRQLMKKEFTLEFSRDRKSMSVYCTPTKPGSQSKMFIKGAPESVIERCQYLRVGTAKVTLTPAIREQLLSKIREWGTGRDTLRCLALATHDNPPRKEEMDLENSSKFAQYELGLTFVGCVGMLDPPRKEVIGSVKLCNEAGIRVIMITGDNKGTAVAICRRIGIFSEDEEVTGKAYTGREFDDLPPDAQREAVKRARCFARVEPAHKSKIVGYLQSFDEITAMTGDGVNDAPALKKAEIGIAMGSGTAVAKSASEMVLSDDNFSTIVAAVEEGRAIYNNMKQFIRYLISSNVGEVVCIFLTAILGLPEALIPVQLLWVNLVTDGLPATALGFNPPDLDIMDKPPRNSKEPLISGWLFFRYLAIGGYVGLGTVSAATWWYLFDEEGPQVSFYQLRHFMQCTEENPMFKDIDCEVFESRYPTTMALSVLVTIEMFNALNSLSENQSLVRMPPWVNIWLLGAIILSLSLHFFILYVEPLPLIFQVTPLRWSQWIVVLKISIPVILLDEALKYISRNHLEGDEEKKYRRRWQQN, from the exons AGCTCCCTGCTGAAGAAG GGAAGTCCCTTTGGGAGCTGGTGGTGGAGCAGTTTGAAGACCTCCTGGTCAGGATCCTGCTGCTAGCGGCCTGCGTCTCCTTT GTGTTGGCTCTGTttgaagagggagaggagacaaCCACCGCCTTTGTTGAGCCAATTGTTATTCTTTTGATCCTCATCGCCAACGCTGTTATCGGGGTCTGGCAG GAGCGGAATGCCGAGAATGCCATCGAGGCTCTGAAAGAGTATGAACCAGAGATGGGAAAGGTGTACCGCATAAACCGTAAGGCTGTCCAGAGGATCAAAGCCAGAGACATCGTCCCAGGAGACATAGTGGAGGTGGCAG ttggTGACAAGGTTCCTGCTGACATCAGGGTCACCTCTATAAAATCCACCACCCTGCGAGTAGACCAGTCCATTCTCACAG GGGAGTCCGTGTCTGTCATCAAACACACTGACCCCGTTCCCGACCCCAGAGCTGTCAACCAGGATAAAAAGAACATGCTGTTTTCT GGTACCAACATCGCTTCAGGCCGCGCCATAGGTGTTGTTATCGCTACAGGTGTCAGCACAGAAATTGGTAAGATCCGTAATCAGATGGCCGCTACAGAACAGGAGAGGACACCGCTGCAGCAGAAGCTGGACGAGTTCGGCCAGCAGCTCTCTAAGGTCATTTCCCTGATCTGCGTGGCTGTGTGGGTCATCAACATCGGCCACTTCGGGGATCCTGTCCACGGTGGCTCCTGGGTGCGAGGGGCCATCTATTACTTTAAGATCGCCGTGGCCTTGGCTGTGGCCGCCATCCCAGAGGGGTTACCAGCCGTCATCACCACCTGCCTGGCCCTCGGCACACGTCGAATGGCCAAGAAGAACGCCATTGTTCGCAGCCTGCCCTCTGTGGAGACCCTGGGGTGCACCTCTGTTATCTGCTCTGATAAGACCGGCACCCTCACCACCAACCAGATGTCTGTTTGCAGA ATGTTTGTTGCCGACAAGGCAGATGATTCAAGCTGCTCCCTTCATGAATTCTCCATCACTGGTTCTACATATGCCCCTGATGGACAAGC AATGAAAGGAGACAAGCCTATCCAATGTGGAGACTATGATGGACTTTTGGAGTTGGCCACCGTGTGCTCCATGTGCAATGACTCCTCACTGGACTACAATGAG GCCAAAGGGATTTATGAGAAGGTGGGTGAAGCCACAGAGACTGCTCTCACCACCTTGGTGGAGAAGATGAACGTCTTTAAGACTGACCTGTCTGGAATCAGCAAGGTGGAACGTGCCGGGGCCTGCAACTCG GTGATCAGACAGTTGATGAAGAAGGAGTTCACCCTGGAGTTCTCCCGTGACCGCAAGTCCATGTCCGTCTACTGCACCCCGACCAAGCCGGGCTCCCAGAGCAAAATGTTCATCAAG GGTGCTCCGGAGAGTGTGATTGAACGCTGCCAGTACCTGCGTGTGGGAACAGCGAAGGTGACACTGACACCGGCCATCCGTGAACAACTGCTGTCTAAGATCCGGGAATGGGGAACTGGCAGGGACACCCTGCGATGCCTGGCGCTGGCTACCCATGACAACCCGCCACGCAAAGAGGAGATGGACTTGGAGAATTCCAGCAAGTTTGCACAGTATGAG TTGGGCCTGACATTCGTTGGCTGCGTGGGCATGCTCGACCCTCCCAGGAAGGAGGTGATTGGTTCAGTGAAACTGTGCAACGAGGCAGGTATTCGTGTCATCATGATCACAGGAGACAACAAGGGCACAGCTGTGGCCATCTGCAGACGTATTGGCATCTTCTCCGAGGATGAGGAGGTGACGGGAAAGGCCTACACAGGCCGCGAGTTTGATGATCTCCCGCCGGATGCACAGAGAGAAGCTGTCAAACGGGCTAGGTGCTTCGCCCGCGTCGAACCAGCTCACAAGTCCAAGATCGTCGGATATCTGCAATCATTCGATGAGATTACTGCTATG ACTGGTGATGGTGTGAACGATGCCCCGGCCCTGAAGAAAGCAGAGATCGGCATCGCCATGGGCTCTGGCACGGCTGTGGCCAAGTCTGCGTCTGAGATGGTGCTGTCTGATGATAACTTCTCCACCATAGTGGCTGCCGTGGAGGAGGGCAGAGCCATCTACAACAACATGAAGCAGTTCATCAGATACCTCATCTCCTCTAACGTGGGAGAAGTCGTCTG catCTTCCTGACAGCTATCCTGGGTCTCCCTGAGGCTTTGATTCCAGTCCAGCTGCTGTGGGTAAATCTGGTGACTGATGGGCTGCCTGCCACTGCTCTGGGCTTTAACCCCCCAGACCTGGACATCATGGACAAACCTCCCCGCAATTCAAAGGAGCCTCTCATCTCTGGCTGGCTCTTCTTCAGATACCTGGCCATTGGAG GATATGTGGGTCTTGGAACAGTTAGTGCTGCCACATGGTGGTACCTGTTTGATGAAGAAGGCCCACAAGTGTCTTTCTATCAGCTG AGACACTTCATGCAGTGCACCGAAGAAAACCCCATGTTCAAGGATATAGACTGCGAGGTGTTTGAATCCCGCTACCCTACAACCATGGCCCTGTCTGTGCTGGTCACTATCGAAATGTTCAATGCACTCAACAG TTTGTCTGAGAACCAGTCCCTGGTCAGGATGCCTCCCTGGGTCAATATTTGGCTACTTGGAGCCatcatcctctctctgtccctccacTTCTTCATCCTCTACGTCGAGCCTCTGCCG TTGATTTTCCAGGTGACCCCTCTGCGCTGGTCCCAGTGGATCGTGGTCCTGAAGATTTCCATCCCAGTCATCCTCCTGGATGAGGCACTGAAATACATCTCCAGGAACCATCTAGAAG GTGATGAGGAGAAGAAATACCGGAGGAGATGGCAGCAGAACTAA